A window of Cucurbita pepo subsp. pepo cultivar mu-cu-16 chromosome LG06, ASM280686v2, whole genome shotgun sequence contains these coding sequences:
- the LOC111796655 gene encoding uncharacterized protein LOC111796655 isoform X2 yields MSSTNLLRFPLLQLHSRPPSTLFFPAIKSHLPVVSIAFPTSQFLRNPSHGPARFALMAKPPKSDSTEQKWSYEGSIVESLPNGMFRVRLDNEDLILGYICG; encoded by the exons ATGTCGAGCACTAATCTCCTCCGTTTCCCTCTCCTTCAGCTCCACTCCCGGCCGCCGTCCACTCTCTTTTTTCCTGCCATCAAATCGCATCTCCCCGTCGTATCGATCGCTTTTCCGACCTCCCAGTTCCTTCGTAACCCTTCCCATGGTCCGGCAAGGTTCGCGCTCATGGCAAAGCCTCCAAAAAGCGACAGCACGGAGCAGAAATGGAGCTACGAAGGCTCTATCGTCGAGTCTCTCCCCAATGGGATGTTCAGAGTTCGATTGGATAATGAAGACCTCATTCTTGGCTACATATGTG GTTGA
- the LOC111796655 gene encoding uncharacterized protein LOC111796655 isoform X1, translating into MSSTNLLRFPLLQLHSRPPSTLFFPAIKSHLPVVSIAFPTSQFLRNPSHGPARFALMAKPPKSDSTEQKWSYEGSIVESLPNGMFRVRLDNEDLILGYICGKIRKNFVRILPGDRVRVEVSRYDSTKGRIVYRHRSSS; encoded by the coding sequence ATGTCGAGCACTAATCTCCTCCGTTTCCCTCTCCTTCAGCTCCACTCCCGGCCGCCGTCCACTCTCTTTTTTCCTGCCATCAAATCGCATCTCCCCGTCGTATCGATCGCTTTTCCGACCTCCCAGTTCCTTCGTAACCCTTCCCATGGTCCGGCAAGGTTCGCGCTCATGGCAAAGCCTCCAAAAAGCGACAGCACGGAGCAGAAATGGAGCTACGAAGGCTCTATCGTCGAGTCTCTCCCCAATGGGATGTTCAGAGTTCGATTGGATAATGAAGACCTCATTCTTGGCTACATATGTGGTAAAATTCGGAAGAATTTTGTGCGTATTTTGCCTGGTGATAGGGTTAGGGTTGAAGTTAGTCGTTATGATTCTACTAAAGGCCGTATTGTCTATAGACATCGAAGCAGTAGTTAG
- the LOC111797409 gene encoding RING-H2 finger protein ATL39-like: MADPLLTLLFPMETMVSESASPPVIVHYTVTLDLRTSIIFSVTIILFFLFIYHVLSGFLQWFLGGRRGGDVEAGMGEERRVRRAEKMPAAVRFGSERMVRRRSEEECAICLEEFMAGENCQALPECNHFFHSDCIDVWFSKKFTCPICRHWNDRVFEIK; this comes from the exons ATGGCGGATCCATTACTGACACTCCTCTTCCCCATGGAAACCATGGTTTCTGAATCGGCGTCTCCTCCAGTTATCGTCCACTACACCGTAACCCTAGACCTCCGGACCTCCATAATCTTCTCCGTCACTATAAtcctctttttcctcttcattTACCACGTCCTCAGCGGCTTCCTCCAGTGGTTCCTCGGCGGCCGGCGCGGTGGAGATGTGGAGGCGGGAATGGGAGAGGAGCGGCGGGTGAGGCGGGCGGAGAAGATGCCGGCGGCGGTGAGATTTGGGAGCGAGAGAATGGTGAGGAGGAGGAGCGAGGAGGAATGTGCGATATGTTTGGAGGAGTTCATGGCCGGAGAAAATTGCCAGGCGTTGCCTGAGTGcaaccatttttttcattcggATTGTATTGATGTCTGGTTTAGCAAGAAATTTACGTGCCCGATCTGTCGCCATT ggaatgatcgtgtgtttgaaatcaaataa